The Anabaena sp. PCC 7108 region TATTTGGCAAGATATTGAAAGTCTATTTACAGCTTTAGGTGCTTATATTAGTCAAGGTAGCGGTTCACGAGTAGGAGTTAAATTAAATGATGTTAGAGGTTATTTTCATAAACCACATCCTGAAAAAGAAACCGATAAAGGAGCGGTTAAATCAGTGAGAGAATTTTTGACAAATGCAGGAATTGAACCATAACTAGTTAGTTATTTTATAATTTATCCATATTGAAGATTTGGGGCAATCAAAAAAATTGCCTCAACCACAACAAAATCGAGTTAGGGTTATTAAAGTTATGTTGACTTACAAAGGATATACAGCATCAATTGAAGTAGATGTAGAAGCAGGAATACTTTTTGGTCGTGTTCTAGATATTAATGATGTTGTTACTTTTAAAGCTAAAACTGTCCAAGAAGCACGTCAAGAATTTGAAACTTCTATTGATGGCTATCTAGCTTTTTGTAAAGAATTAGGAGAAGAACCTGATAAACCTTTTTCTGGAAAATTACCATTTCGTACAACTCCAGAACATCATCGAAAAATTTTTATTGCAGCTAAAAAAGCTGGAAAAAGTATCAATGCTTGGATGGATGAAATGTTAATCAATGCTGCTGAAAAATCAGTCAAAGCATAGATTATTATATGGATAATATAACTTTGTATCTACCTCCATCAATTAAAATAACTCATGATAAATTCTTTGAAATGTGCCAAATCAAGGAATTAATTAAATTTGAACGTAATGCTGATGGTAGTCTGATATTAAAGCCTTTGTTGGGTGGCATATCTAGCAATATTAATGCTGGGTTAACTACTCAATTAGCAAATTGGAACGATGACAAATCACAAGGTGTAGTTTTTGGTTCTGATGTCGGTTTTGTTTTACCAAATGGTGCTATTCGTTCTCCTAGTGCTGCTTGGATAAAGTTACAAAGATGGAATAATTTAACTAATGAGGAAAAACAAAAGTTTCCTCCTATTTCTCCCGATTTTGTAATTGAGTTACTTTCTCCTAGTGATAGTTTGAAGACTACACAGGAAAAGATGAAGGAATATATAGATAATGGTGTGCGGTTAGGTATATTAATTAATCGTAAATCTCGTCAGGTGGAGATTTATAGATCAGGTAAGGAGGTTGAGGTTTTGGAATTTCCTGCTACGGTTTCGGGTGAAGATGTTTTAAATGGTTTTGTGTTAAATTTGGGGATGATTTGGTAAATGTATTGGGGTAGCAAATATATTTTAATTAGATTGTCAGTATCCATAATATGACGTATCGTAACGCGCTTACTTTGGAATATTAATGCTGGATTATTTAAATATAAAACCCTTTACTCATAACATAAATACTCAACTGTTAATATAAGTTCATCTATCCATTCAATTAATAAAGGCTGGCTTCTATTCAATGGTAATAAAAGCAAAATTTGTGATGGTTTTAATAGATTAGAAATACCGTATTGAGAAGCAATTTGCATAGCTGCATATTCAGTTTGTTGATTTCTATGAGCATAAAAATTTCTGAAAGTAGGCAAATTCTTAAAAACAGTTAGTCCTCCAGAAAAACCTGATTGAATTTGAGTAATATTTGAACACCCAATCTGATTGCATATATCCATGATAACTGTTGGATCGTGCCAAGTAGGTTCAAGTCGGCGATGCCAAATTCCAGCATTATTAGGAGTAGCATGACGTTTTTTATTTGGTGGAATAACCAAACCAATTGCATCATTAAAGTTAGCTATTGTTGTACTAATTGTGATTCTTCTACCACTCACTGTTTTAGCTGATAATACACAAGATAGATAAAAAGAACGAGAAAAATTACTCCACGTATTTAAGGTTTCTATAGTTATATAGGTTAAGAGAGTTTCAACCTCCCTGTTTGAAGAAATAGATAGAATATTAGTTGATAACTGCTCTAGCCTAGTTAATCTTTTAATAGCTGCTTTCTGGAGTTTTATCAGGTTTTTATGTGGTCTCATTATACAATCTGTGGTTCTAGAGCCTGACAAAAATATTTAAACCTTATTTCTCTATGTCCTTTGGTGGTAGTTGCCGAAGCTGCTTTAACAAAATCAGAATATTTGCTTTTATCTTCGATTGAGTTCTTATTTTCTAAAACCTCAGATAATTGACTCAGATTAAATAGTACAATATCATCTGTAAAGCCATGTTTTTTTTCAACACTTCTGACTTCCATTAACTTAGGATTTGGGTACAAATGATGTATGACTGATAATAACAAGGCATAAAAATTGTAAGATTTTACAATTGCAGTTCTATGTATTTCTTTCCATTTCAATATCCAATAAAAGGCATTATCTATCTGTTGATTAATTTCTACCGAGTTTGGAAAATCATCTTCGTATTCTCTATATAATTTATCCAAGCCTGAATTAGAGAATCTTTCTATACCATAAAAAAGTGTAGAAATAATATCAGATAAGAATTCTGCATCATCCATTCGACTTAGTTCTTTTTCAGAAAAAACACCAATACTCTTAAGTGTTTCTGCATATCTATTCGACAATTCTGTTATGAACCACTTAAAAGATCCTTGAGATATCGCATATCGTTTTTCTTGAGCATTTAAAGGAACAGTATAAGAATTCATGCGTTTAAAAGTCTGTCTGATCTCGTCGGGAGTAGCATTAACAAAACTATCTATACCTAATTGATAGTTTAGGAATTTGCTTTGATCTTCTTCTTCTAATTGTGAAAACTTACGACCTCTAAACTGGCTATTGCCGGATATTTTAAATTCATCATTATAAAATGATAATATAGTAGTGCTTCTTTGTTGTCCATCTACAATTTCTTTAGTTGTTTTTCTAGTTTTTAAATCCGTTACTTGGTATATATATAGTTTAGGAATAGGGAAACCTAAAATCAAAGTGTCAATAAAATAAGACTTAGCTGCTGGAGGCCAAATTTTTCCTGATCTTTGATAATTATGATTGACTATAATTTTTTTCTCTTTCATTTGTTGACAATATTCTGATATTGTCATATTGGTTATAATAACTTGCATTAATATTGACTCCTTAAAATATCAATAGTCTATATTATAAGATATTCTTAGCCTATTTTAAAAATAAGAAAGTATATTTTAGTGAAAATAACTGCTGTGTGGATCGCTGTTTGGGGGATGTGGGGAGTGCGATCGCGTTTGAGGATGTTGGGTATGCGATAGCGTAAGCGCTGACTTGTCAGTT contains the following coding sequences:
- a CDS encoding type II toxin-antitoxin system HicA family toxin, with amino-acid sequence MDLNNKQQKILELIFTTPVPANIIWQDIESLFTALGAYISQGSGSRVGVKLNDVRGYFHKPHPEKETDKGAVKSVREFLTNAGIEP
- a CDS encoding type II toxin-antitoxin system HicB family antitoxin encodes the protein MLTYKGYTASIEVDVEAGILFGRVLDINDVVTFKAKTVQEARQEFETSIDGYLAFCKELGEEPDKPFSGKLPFRTTPEHHRKIFIAAKKAGKSINAWMDEMLINAAEKSVKA
- a CDS encoding Uma2 family endonuclease, coding for MDNITLYLPPSIKITHDKFFEMCQIKELIKFERNADGSLILKPLLGGISSNINAGLTTQLANWNDDKSQGVVFGSDVGFVLPNGAIRSPSAAWIKLQRWNNLTNEEKQKFPPISPDFVIELLSPSDSLKTTQEKMKEYIDNGVRLGILINRKSRQVEIYRSGKEVEVLEFPATVSGEDVLNGFVLNLGMIW
- a CDS encoding DUF262 domain-containing protein; translated protein: MQVIITNMTISEYCQQMKEKKIIVNHNYQRSGKIWPPAAKSYFIDTLILGFPIPKLYIYQVTDLKTRKTTKEIVDGQQRSTTILSFYNDEFKISGNSQFRGRKFSQLEEEDQSKFLNYQLGIDSFVNATPDEIRQTFKRMNSYTVPLNAQEKRYAISQGSFKWFITELSNRYAETLKSIGVFSEKELSRMDDAEFLSDIISTLFYGIERFSNSGLDKLYREYEDDFPNSVEINQQIDNAFYWILKWKEIHRTAIVKSYNFYALLLSVIHHLYPNPKLMEVRSVEKKHGFTDDIVLFNLSQLSEVLENKNSIEDKSKYSDFVKAASATTTKGHREIRFKYFCQALEPQIV